The Humulus lupulus chromosome 3, drHumLupu1.1, whole genome shotgun sequence genome window below encodes:
- the LOC133825418 gene encoding glyceraldehyde-3-phosphate dehydrogenase GAPCP1, chloroplastic-like: protein MNGEPPHHDERCPWQEHSCNKVVHEEFGILEGLMIAVHATTSIQKTVDGPSMKDWRGGRGAGQNIIPSSTGAVKVVGKVLPELNGKLTGMAFRVPTPNVSMVDLTCRFEKSASYEDVKAAIKYASEGPLKGILRYTDEDIVSNDFVGDTGYNFFDVSTIAFKIISLVDFMGSIVT, encoded by the exons ATGAACGGAGAGCCTCCCCACCACGATGAACGGTGTCCATGGCAAGAGCACTCATGCAACAAA GTTGTTCATGAGGAATTTGGTATTCTTGAAGGTTTAATGATAGCTGTTCATGCAACTACAT CAATACAGAAGACTGTTGATGGCCCATCAATGAAGGATTGGAGAGGAGGCCGTGGAGCTGGACAAAATATCATTCCTAGTTCTACTGGTGCTGTAAAG GTTGTTGGAAAGGTTCTCCCAGAACTGAATGGAAAACTTACTGGAATGGCCTTTCGTGTTCCAACTCCTAATGTCTCGATGGTGGACCTAACTTGTCGATTTGAGAAGAGTGCTTCCTATGAAGATGTCAAGGCAGCCATAAA GTATGCATCAGAGGGACCACTTAAAGGCATTCTTAGGTACACAGATGAAGACATTGTCTCCAATGATTTTGTTGGTGACACAGGGTATAATTTCTTTGATGT TTCCACCATTGCTTTCAAGATCATATCTTTAGTTGATTTTATGGGGTCCATTGTCACCTAA